A stretch of the Opisthocomus hoazin isolate bOpiHoa1 chromosome 2, bOpiHoa1.hap1, whole genome shotgun sequence genome encodes the following:
- the WTAP gene encoding pre-mRNA-splicing regulator WTAP gives MTNEEPLPKKVRLSEADFKVLPRDELILRWKQYEAYVQALEGKYTDLNSNDVTGLRESEEKLKQQQQESARRENILVMRLATKEQEMQECTNQIQYLKQVQQPSVAQLRSTMVDPAINLFFLKMKGELEQTKDKLEQAQNELSAWKFTPDSQTGKKLMAKCRMLIQENQELGRQLSQGRIAQLEAELALQKKYSEELKSSQDELNDFIIQLDEEVEGMQSTILVLQQQLKETRQQLAQYQQQQSQASNPGTSRTPSSEPTDQGEAVGKDCSRLANGPSNGSSSHQRTSGPGFYREGSGTEDDFPASPGNGNKLSNHSEDRTGRGGGSYINQLSTGYESVDSPTGSENSLTHHSNDTDSNHDPQEEKTVSMKGNRTVGSRHVQNGLDSSVNVQGSVL, from the exons GTGGAAACAATATGAAGCATACGTGCAAGCTCTGGAGGGCAAGTACACAGACCTTAATT CTAATGATGTGACGGGATTGAGAGAATCTGAAGAGAAGttgaaacagcaacagcaagagtCTGCCCGAAGAGAAAATATTCTGGTGATGAGGCTGGCAACTAAGGAACAGGAGATGCAAGAGTGTACT AATCAGATTCAGTACCTCAAGCAAGTCCAGCAGCCTAGTGTTGCCCAACTGCGATCAACAATGGTGGACCCAGCCATCAACTTGTTTTTCCTAAAAATGAAAGGTGAACTGGAACAGACTAAAGACAAACTGGAACAAGCCCAAAATGAACTGAGTGCCTGGAAATTTACGCCTGATAg CCAAACGGGCAAAAAGTTAATGGCGAAGTGTCGAATGCTTATCCAGGAGAATCAAGAGCTTGGAAGGCAGCTGTCCCAAGGACGTATTGCACAGCTTGAGGCAGAGTTGGCTTTACAGAAGAAATATAGTGAGGAACTTAAAAGCAGTCAGGATG AATTGAATGACTTCATCATCCAGCTTGATGAGGAGGTAGAGGGTATGCAGAGTACCATTCTAGTTCTTCAGCAGCAATTGAAGGAGACTCGCCAGCAGTTGGCGCAGTACCAGCAGCAGCAGTCCCAGGCCTCCAACCCAGGGACCAGCAGGACTCCATCTTCTGAGCCTACAGACCAGGGAGAGGCTGTGGGTAAAGACTGCAGCCGCCTGGCAAACGGACCAAGCAATGGCAGCTCCTCCCATCAGCGGACGTCTGGGCCTGGATTTTATAGGGAGGGTAGCGGCACGGAAGATGACTTCCCGGCTTCTCCAGGGAATGGTAATAAGCTGTCCAACCACTCTGAAGATAGAACTGGTAGAGGAGGTGGTAGCTACATAAACCAGCTCAGTACTGGGTATGAAAGTGTAGACTCTCCCACTGGCAGTGAAAACTCTCTCACTCACCACTCAAATGACACAGACTCCAATCATGATCCTCAAGAGGAGAAAACGGTGAGCATGAAAGGTAACAGAACTGTGGGTTCTCGTCATGTCCAGAATGGTTTGGACTCCAGTGTAAATGTGCAGGGTTcagttttgtaa